Proteins from a single region of Sphaerochaeta globosa str. Buddy:
- a CDS encoding helix-turn-helix domain-containing protein — protein sequence MPENTRGKRFLTIKEFCEEARIGRTTLHRYMKQGIVPFRKLGNRVLISASILDQLENTKLGGSV from the coding sequence ATGCCTGAGAATACTAGAGGCAAGAGGTTCCTCACTATAAAGGAATTCTGCGAGGAAGCAAGAATCGGCAGGACTACGCTTCATCGGTATATGAAGCAGGGAATCGTACCGTTCAGAAAGCTAGGGAATAGGGTCCTGATCTCAGCATCCATACTCGACCAGCTTGAGAACACCAAACTCGGAGGCTCGGTATGA
- a CDS encoding DnaB-like helicase C-terminal domain-containing protein: MSIEKYFIGQIFWDPSIAGRTVLTPSDFLSTQEQQIFSSMQSLVDEGSIIDEQTVSKKSGLPLGTILPFKDIKVIPSTWEYYQRQIIDASRIRTIKKTCEQILASELPADRLMDMFITGNEQARSLQIFKPYPLSQCIDESIRALEERVSSKSLPGLTTGFKRLDAAFGGLQKGRLYYIGARPSQGKSTLLMNIAINSKVPCLIFSAESSRREYADRMIIKQEKINSMNFYNGTLTENDTAKVVQASNELYQRDYVTIHDEPNISLRRLIQVAHDAFKYYKIKAIFIDYIQLITYGDQTRAKNEQVSEISKRLKQLARELDVPVIAAAQLRRDAEGKQPQLSDFSDSTQIERDADVAIMVYHIQNAISDRSTDKETFLLIQKNRDGRLDYVKMNYQPGYMLFEEARDQALPPKAS; encoded by the coding sequence ATGAGCATTGAGAAATACTTTATCGGCCAGATTTTCTGGGACCCTTCCATTGCAGGCAGGACAGTGCTGACTCCATCCGATTTTCTCTCAACGCAGGAGCAACAGATTTTTTCATCAATGCAATCGTTGGTGGATGAGGGAAGCATAATCGATGAGCAGACGGTGTCGAAGAAATCCGGCTTGCCACTTGGGACCATCCTCCCCTTCAAGGACATCAAGGTAATCCCGTCAACCTGGGAATATTATCAGAGGCAGATAATCGATGCATCCAGAATCAGGACCATCAAGAAAACTTGCGAGCAGATACTCGCAAGTGAGCTTCCTGCTGATAGGTTGATGGATATGTTCATCACAGGAAACGAGCAGGCTAGAAGCCTACAAATCTTCAAGCCATATCCGCTTTCCCAATGCATCGATGAAAGCATTAGGGCACTTGAGGAGCGGGTATCTAGCAAGTCTCTTCCCGGCTTGACGACAGGATTCAAACGGCTTGATGCCGCTTTTGGTGGATTGCAGAAGGGGCGATTGTATTACATCGGGGCAAGACCATCACAGGGTAAAAGTACCTTGCTGATGAACATTGCAATAAACTCTAAGGTCCCCTGCCTCATTTTCTCTGCTGAGTCCAGCAGGAGGGAGTATGCAGACCGGATGATCATCAAGCAAGAAAAAATCAACAGCATGAATTTTTACAATGGTACCCTGACGGAGAACGATACTGCGAAAGTAGTCCAAGCCAGCAACGAACTATATCAGCGAGATTACGTGACCATACATGATGAGCCCAACATCTCGTTGAGAAGGCTCATACAGGTAGCTCATGATGCCTTCAAGTACTACAAGATCAAAGCAATCTTCATCGACTACATTCAGCTGATTACCTACGGTGATCAGACTCGGGCAAAGAATGAACAAGTCTCAGAAATTTCCAAGCGTCTGAAGCAGTTGGCAAGAGAACTCGATGTTCCTGTAATTGCAGCAGCACAGCTTCGGAGGGATGCAGAAGGCAAGCAACCCCAACTCAGTGATTTCTCAGATTCAACGCAGATTGAACGGGATGCCGATGTTGCCATCATGGTTTACCACATTCAAAATGCGATATCAGACAGAAGTACTGACAAGGAAACATTTCTGCTTATCCAAAAGAATCGTGACGGGCGTCTTGATTATGTGAAGATGAACTATCAACCGGGATACATGCTCTTTGAGGAGGCAAGGGACCAAGCACTACCGCCTAAAGCAAGTTGA
- a CDS encoding helix-turn-helix domain-containing protein, with protein sequence MATRTERATLLTYEEVAETLRMHPQTLRQWVSQKKFPHLKIGANVRFTQAMIDQYIKSTLVDPTCVISHSSQKDSQDCLKEEEDA encoded by the coding sequence CCACACGAACAGAACGAGCAACGTTGCTAACGTATGAGGAAGTAGCGGAAACCCTCCGTATGCATCCACAAACTCTACGACAATGGGTTTCCCAAAAGAAGTTTCCGCACCTAAAAATTGGGGCCAATGTTCGCTTCACACAAGCGATGATTGACCAATACATCAAATCAACCCTCGTTGATCCAACATGCGTCATTTCTCACAGCAGTCAAAAGGATTCTCAGGACTGCTTAAAGGAGGAAGAAGATGCCTGA
- a CDS encoding DUF4373 domain-containing protein: MAKLDNRFIRHDENTSRDEKILRMREKYGARGIGYFWEIIEYLFTCNGRALLNPKIVSLAIGEDVKSVKCFLSDCIEIYQLFDSDGTYFWSNRLLFEIDRILGMSHKKSNAAQIRHQRDLDNALRNIDIEQNKDIVEQCTCTASALHLHCRNTAIDEKDKIDEKDSSYGKQKPHQFLRPSLEEIEAYCLERRNDIDPVHFHDYYEANGWKIGKNPMKSWKAAIRTWEKNSTVKADKPSQSYDPYENLRRLG, translated from the coding sequence ATGGCAAAATTAGATAATCGGTTCATTCGCCACGACGAAAATACATCTCGAGATGAGAAAATCTTAAGGATGAGAGAAAAGTATGGTGCAAGGGGAATTGGCTATTTCTGGGAAATCATCGAGTACCTTTTTACGTGCAATGGGAGAGCCTTGCTCAACCCAAAGATTGTGTCTCTGGCAATCGGTGAAGATGTGAAATCAGTGAAGTGCTTCCTGTCTGATTGTATCGAGATTTATCAATTATTCGACTCAGACGGCACGTATTTCTGGTCCAACCGACTCTTATTCGAAATAGATAGAATCCTTGGGATGTCTCACAAGAAAAGCAATGCTGCTCAGATCAGACACCAGAGAGATCTTGATAATGCCTTAAGAAATATTGATATAGAGCAAAATAAAGACATTGTGGAACAATGCACCTGTACTGCATCTGCACTGCACCTGCACTGCAGGAACACTGCAATAGATGAGAAAGATAAGATAGATGAGAAAGATAGTAGTTATGGGAAACAAAAACCACATCAGTTTTTAAGACCATCACTCGAAGAAATTGAGGCATATTGCCTTGAAAGGAGAAATGACATTGACCCTGTTCATTTCCATGATTACTACGAGGCCAATGGTTGGAAAATTGGGAAGAACCCGATGAAAAGTTGGAAAGCTGCAATCCGAACCTGGGAAAAAAACTCAACCGTGAAAGCTGATAAACCATCTCAGTCATATGATCCGTATGAAAATCTGAGGAGGCTTGGATGA